DNA sequence from the Betaproteobacteria bacterium genome:
CGTCCAGGTATTTTTCCAGCTTGCGGACCTGCGTCTCTGTGGCTTGAAAGGAAGAGCCTTCGGCGAGGTTCATATCCACCAGTAATTCCACCCGCGTCGAGGAGGGAAAGAGCTGCTGTTGCACGAACTTGAAAGCAAACATTGAGCAGGCAAACAGGACAACCGTCACCGCTATCACCGATCGGCGATTGGCCACGCACCACGCGACGGTATTGCGAAAACGGCGGTAGAAGGCCGTGTTGTAGACATCGTGCTCGCCGTGCACATTCATATCGTGCAGGATGCCATCTGCTACGTCTGAACCGGCAGTTTCCGGCACTGCGATGCGCGCGGCCAATCTCTTCCCGACAAGCGGAATGCAGGCAATCCAGCCCGCAACGCGGCGGGTGCGCGGCGTCGCCAGCGGCTTGCCGTCTTTGTAGTCGGGCAAAAACAGATAACCGAGATAGGGGATGAAGATCACAGCGGCAAACCAGGAGATGATCAATGCGAGCGAGGTCACTTGAAAGATTGAACGCGTGTATTCGCCGGTTCCCGAACGAGCCGTCGCGATCGGCAGAAAGCCCGCTACCGTCACAAGTGTCCCTGTCAGCATCGGAAATGCCGTCGAAGTGTAGGCAAAGCTTGCCGCCTTGGTGCGATCCCAGCCCTGTTCCATCTTGATCGCCATCATTTCCACGGCAATGATTGCATCGTCGACCAGCAGGCCCAGGCCGAGGATGAGTGCGCCGAGCGAGATCTTGTGCAGGCCTACGTCAAACAGATACATGAAGAAAAATGTCAGTGCCAGCACCAGAGGGATCGACAGCGCGACGACAAAGCCGGTACGCAGGCCCAGGCTGAAAAAAGTGACCGCAAGCACGATGACGACCGCTTCGGTCAATGAACGAACAAATACCCGAACACTGTTCCTGACAGCACGTGGCTGGTCGTTGACACGGTGCAGTTCCAGTCCAACGGGAAGCGTGGTTTCAAGTGTGGCGAGAGCGCCGTCCAGGTTGTTGCCCAACCGAATAATGTCGCCACCCTGTCGCATCGAGACGCCAAGCCCCAGCGCCTCCTGTCCGAGAAAACGCATCTTGGTAAATGGGGGATCGGCAAATCCGCGTTTTACGTGGGCGATATCGCCAATCTTGAATACCCGGTTGTTGGCGCGGATCGTGAAATTCCGGATGGCCTCCACGCTGTCGAGCGCCCCGGTCGTACGAACGTATATCTTGTCGGTCGCGGTTTCAAAGGCGCCACCTGGTGCCACGGCGTTCTGTGCCTGCATGGCGGCGATGATGGTCGCGCCATCGATCCCCAGCGTCGCGATCTTGATGTTCGACAACTCGATGAAGATTTTTTCGTCCTGCTCGCCAATGATGTCCACTTTGGCGACATCCGGCAGGCGAAGCAACTCACGCCGCACGCGATCTGCATACAGTTTTTTGTCCGCATAGGAAAATCCTTCCCCGGTGATGGCGAAGATATTGCCGAACGTGTCGCCGAATTCGTCGTTGAAGAATGGACCCAGCACGCCTTGCGGGAGAGTATGGCGAATATCGCCGATGCGTTTGCGGACCTGATACAGGGTTTCCGGGACCACGGAGGCGGATGCCGCGTCGTTGATAGCCAGAATGATCAGTGACTCGCCTGGACGCGAGTAGCTTCGGACATAGTAGAAGTTGGGAACTTCCTGCAGTTTTCTTTCCAGGCGCTCGGTCACCTGCTGGTCGATTTCCGCGGCCGACGCGCCTGGCCAGTTTGTGCGGATGGTCATGAACTTGAACGTGAACGGCGGATCTTCGGATTGCCCGAGACGGCCATAGGCGAAAATGCCCAAAAGGCCCATCACCAGTATCAGGTAGAGCACCAGCGGGCGGTGGCTTAGCGCCCATTCCGACAGGTTGAAATTCTTCATCAATGCGCCGAATCAATGATCGAAAGTGTTCTTTGCGACTCTCGGCAGGCTCGCGGCGGCATCATCCGGCGCTGCCGCGACTTTTCCGTCACCGGTCACTCTTGGATCGGTGATCGGCTTGACCACTTCGCCCTCACGGAGTTTGTGGACGCCCGCCGCGACGATCATGTCGCCGATTTTCACGCCACCTTTGATCAACGCGGCATTTTCCTTGTATTGAATGACGGTCACCGGCTTCAGGCTGACCTTGCCATCTTTGCCTATTTGCCACACTCCCGTCACGGGCTCCGCGCCGCCGTTCTTCAGATACAGAGCAGACAGCGGAACGGATATTGTTTCGGCGTCGTTGGCGCCAATGAACACCGCAAACGCGCTCATTCCGAGTTGCACGAGATCGTCCGCGCCCTGGATGGTGAGACGAATCGAATACGTACGAGTGAGTGGGTCGGCGGCGCCACTGACTTCGCGCACCTTTGCCGGGTAGTACTGGTCGGGATGCGCCCAGGTGGCGACACGCAAATCCCGAACTGGGGACCCCTTGGCGCCAATGCGTCGGAATTCCGCGATCCTGGATTCGGGCGCGCTAATTGACAATTCCTTTGCCGCGGGATCGGCAATGCGCATCACGGCCTGGCCCGCAGCAACTACCTGACCCGCCTCGGTCATCACTTGCGTGACGACACCATCCTGCTCCGCGGTGAGGGTGGCATATCCCGCCTGATTCGATGAAACGCTGGCTTGCGCACGTGCCGCTTCCAGACGCGCCTTGGCGGAAGTGGCGACATTGAGTTTTTGGTCCAGCGCGGACTGGCTGACAAATCCTTTGTTGAATAGGTCCTTGAAGCGGTTGTATTCGGCATCGGCAAATGTTGCCTCTGTCGTGGCTGCCGTAACGTTTGCACGGGCAGAGTCTGCCGCGAGTTTGACGTCCTGTGGATCGAGTTGTGCCAGCGCCTGACCCCTTTTGACTACATTCCCTTGTTCGACGAATCGCGTCACCATCTTGCCGCTGATACGAAATGCATGATCCGCCTCGCGGCGCGCACGGATTTCTCCTGGACACACTTCGGCACCGGAACCAGCGTTGTTGCTGATTGTGTATGCGAGAGCAGGGCGGACGCTGCGAGCCGCTTCATTGCGTTCCGCGCAACCGTCCAGAACGGCAATTGCCATCAGTGCAATGGCGACATGCGCGCATAACAGTTTGTTAAGACAAGGATTTTTGTCGATCGTAGCTAGCAATTTCATGTCCGCGAACCCACAAGTACAGGGAATATAACTGACTGGTCGGTAAGTTACGCCCAAAGCCAAGGTGTGTCAACCGACGTAGTTTTTGCCGTTGGAAGCGTGTTCAGGGCAACTGATTGGATCTGGCATGCAGGATGCAACCACCGCGCTAGCGAAGTGAGCGGCCCGGAATTGCGATGTATATTGTGAATTCCTACTAAAAGCGCAGGTGCAATACATGACTCAGTCGACGATCAACTTCATCCTGCCTGAGAAAATATTAAGTTCCCTTTCTTGCGACACCGAACGCCGCCGCCTGATCAGCATTGCGCTCGCATCTGCGGCATCCATGATGTCCCCGCACGCAGCGAGCGCGTTCTCAATTGCCGACCTTTCTGACAAGGACGCAGACGTGGGGGTAAAGGCGGCATTGGAACGTGGCGCGAACATCGCCGTTTCGCTGTTGGGCAAGCAGGACGGTTTCTGGGCAAATGAGCGGGTACGAATCCCCCTTCCAGACTGGATCCAGAAGTTTGGGCGTGCAATCAAATTGCTCGGAAAAAGCAAGGACATCGAAGCGATGAAACTTGGCGTGAACCGGGCCGCGGAACAGGCGGTTCCGCAGGCCAAGGCACTGTTGATTGCAGCGGTCAAGGGCATGAGTGTGCAGGATGCCAAGGGCATTCTGACCGGCGGCGACAATGCCGTGACGCAGTTTTTCCAGAAAAAAACACAAACCGCGCTGGAGCAGAAGTTCCTGCCGATCGTCACCAGCGTCACCAGCCGTATTGGATTGGCGCAGCAGTACAATTCGCTTGCGCAACAGGTCCAGCAGACCGGCCTTGTCAAGCTATCGCCTGAACAACAGAAAGTGGAGAATCACGTCACGCGAAAGGCGCTGGACGGCCTCTATTTCATGATTGGTGAGGAAGAAAGAAGAATACGTAAAGACCCTTTGGGAACTGGAAGCGATATCCTGAAGAAGGTCTTTGGCGCGGTGAAGTAACGCGCGGCAAAAAAGGCTGGGCCGCTCTCCCGGTCGCGCTCGTTTGCCGCCTCTACACCTAATCCATGCCGGGCCAACCTTTGGTGCGCTCCACGACGTTCCGCCATTTCTGCATTTTCGCTTGCGCATCCTCACGCGGCAAAGTGGGAAGAAACGTGCGTTCCTGAACCCAGAGCGTCGCGATTTCGGCCGGTGAATCCCAAAATTCTGTCGCCAGCCCGGCAAGGTATGCAGCGCCGAGGGCCGTTGTCTCGGTGATCTTTGGCCGGACGACCTTGACACCGCTCAGATCCGCCTGGCATTGCATCAACAGATTATTCACCGTGGCCCCGCCATCGACGCGAAGCTCCGCCAACGGAATCGCCGCGTCTTCGCGCATCGCGACAGCCAGTTCGGTGCTTTGATAGGCAATTGACTCCAGTGTGGCACGTGCGATATGCGCCCGCGTGCTTCCGCGGGTGAGTCCGAACATAGCGCCGCGTGCATTCGGGTCCCAGTGCGGCGCACCAAGCCCCGCAAACGCAGGCACGATATATACACCGCCGGTGTCGGGTACCGAGGCCGCCAGCGCTTCAATTTCCGCCGAACTGCCGATGATGCCCAAACCGTCGCGCAACCATTGCACTGCGGCACCGCCGATGAACACGCTGCCTTCCAATGCATATTGTGTCTGGGCGCCAAATTTCTTTCCGAGGCGCCATGCGACGGTGGAAATCAATCGATGCCGCGAGACCACCGCTTTGTCTCCGGTATTCATCAGCATGAAGCAGCCGGTGCCATAAGTGTTTTTCGCCATGCCAGGTTGATGACACGCCTGGCCGAACAGTGCCGCTTGCTGGTCGCCGGCGACGCCGCCAATCGGAATCCCCGCGGGCAGGCCGTCGCAATCGGTGGTGCCAATTACTTCGCTTGAACTGACAATTTGCGGCAGAACGCTGCGTGGAATGTCCATCAGGGCAAGCAGATCATCGTCCCAATCGAGGCGGTGAATATCGAAAAGAAGGGTGCGAGAAGCGTTGGAAACATCGGTGGCATGGACTTTGCCTGATGTAAGGTTCCAGATGAGCCAGCTATCAACCGTGCCAAAAGCCAACTCGCCGCGTGCGGCGCGTTCACGTGCATGCGGGACATGATCGAGCAACCATTTCAATTTGGTGCCGGAAAAATAGGCGTCGATCACGAGTCCCGTCTTTTCGCGGACGGCGGTTTCATGTCCTTGTGTTTTGAGTGCTTCGCAAAATGTCGCGGTGCGCCGGTCCTGCCAGACGATCGCCGGGGCGACGGGTTCGCCGGTTGCGCGGTCCCAGAGTACAGTTGTTTCACGCTGGTTGGTGATGCCGATGGCAACAATATCCGGCGCGGTTTGGGAGCGTTGAGCGCATTGCGCTATCGCGTCGATCGCGACCCTTTTCTGGGTCAGCCAGATTTCGCGGGCGTCGTGCTCCACCCATCCGGGTTGCGGGAAATGCTGTGCGAATTCGCGTTGTGACTTCGACAGCACTTTGCCGGAATGGTCAAACAGCAACGCGCGAGAACTGGTGGTACCTTGATCGAGAGCGAGAACGGTTTTCATGATTATCTTGACGAAGATCGGCTGACACAGCGCGTTTGAGTACTGTAAAATGAGGCCATAAGAAAAGTTGCTGTATTGTTGCGCGGGTAAGTTGCGTAGTAGATTATTGAAGCTTCGCGAAGGCAGGCGAGCGACCACGCAATCAAACGCAAGAACGCAGGCAATCGCAGCATATCGCACTATTAGGAAAACGGAGATACATTGGGACTGCTGGACGACCTTAAAAAAGAGGCCGATACCCTCAAGAGTCAGGAAGCGGAGCGCACGCAGTCGGTCAAAGCCAACGCAGCGGCGGTCGATCGCGCCCTTCGCAAGACTTTCCAGTACATGTACGAGCTGTTCAAGCAGTTGAATGTCGTGAAGCCGGCCTGCCCGCTTGTCTATGATTTGCTTACCGTTGGCAAGATTGACGGATTGATTCAGAGCGACTATCGCGTCGAATTTCGCACCTCGCAACGTGAGAACAGCGAACACTATGAGAACGTCGCGATCAACTTCAAGCGGAGTAAACCCGGAACAATTTACGGTCAAACGCGAAGCAGAACAAATTGAACGGTTCCGCGACCTGCTCTGGCAGAACAACATGCGCTTTACCTCCGAGCCGTTCCAGAATGAACGGCGCGTGACCATCATGGAGGTCTTCAAGATAAATTGGGAAGTGATCTGCGGTGCCGATGTCGTTGGCGACTACGACAATGGTGCGATTCGATTCAAACTGAAAAACGTCGAGGACTTCGGCCCGACTGTTTATACGCTGGAACCCGATACAGTCACTGACAAGGCGCTGGAGGAACTGGCAAAGCTGTTTATCGGCAAGGAGTCAAACTTCAAGGACTTGAACCGACGCCCGGCCTTCAATCCGAACGCGACAGGCCAATTCACGCGCACCCAGCCGAAAAGGACCGCAATACGCGTCCAATCCCACGCCCGCCGCGCGAAGAAGACGAGAAGAAAAAGCGGATTGTTTGGTGCCTTGAAATCGGTATTCAAGAAACCGAACGAATAAGCGGCTGGGCTAAACATGATTGAAAAAGCCACGCACTACGCGGCTCTTTTCATTCTGTGTGCGCCGGTTACCAAGCCTCCTTCGCTTTTGCAATGCGGCAATTCGCGCTTCGATCGGCGGGTGGGTCGAAAACAGGGCCATGACGCCTGCCTTGTCCCTGATTCCCGATGCGGCCATGGCTTTCGGCAGTTCCCCGGCCTCCACGCCGCCAAGGCGCGCAAGCGCCTTGATCATGGGCTGGGGTGACCCCATCAGGTTTGCTGCCCCCGCGTCGGCGCGAAATTCGCGCTGTCGAGAGAACCACGCAACGATGATTGATGCCAGCAAACCAAATACAATCTGGCAGGCGATGTCGGTGACGTAATAGCCGATTCCCGGGCCGTTACGGTCATTCTTCAATACCACGCGATCGACAAAATAGCCGACGATCTTGGAAAGAAACACCACGAAGGTATTTACGACGCCCTGAATGAGCGTGAGCGTGACCATATCGCCGTTGACGATATGCGCAACTCGTGCGCAAGCACCGCCTGCACTTCTTCTTTGGTCATCGATTCGAGCAATCCTGTCGACACCGCGACCAGCGACGAGTTCTTGAAGGCGCCAGTGGCGAAGGCATTGGGTTCTCCCTCATAGACCGCCACTTCCGGCATGCCGATATTTGCCTTTGTGGCCAGGCGGCGAACAGTTTCCAGCAGCCATTGCTCGGTTTCATTTTGCGGAGACTCGCAATGACCTGGGCACCGGTACTCCATTTGGCCATCGGCTTGGAAATCAACAGCGAGAAAAAGGCGCCAGTGAAACCGACCATGGCCGAAAAAGCCAGCAACATCGGCAGGTTAGAGGCCGTTGGCTGTCAGGAATTTGTTGACGCCCAGCATGCTGGTGATAACGCCCAGCACGAGCATGACCGCGAGGTTGGTGACGATAAACAGAAAACACGTTTCATGACTTTTGTTCCGATAATGAAAAATTGGAAGGGCGAATTGTACCGTGACTCTCGCCGGTGCTGTTGCGCTTCCTTTGCCGCCTGGTCGGCAAGAACTGGGGACAGAAATCAAAAAACAACCTGCTAGGCCTATTTTGAAGTCTTGACTACCGCTGTTGCCATGGAAAACAACGAGTTAGCCACGATTGCCGGAACAAAAGTTTCAAGGATGCCCCATTCGATCTGCTGCGGCTCACGCGATGGGCGTAGAAGCTGGCGAGCACCAGTGCAGCCGACATCGTCCAGAACACCGGCATCATCCCCAGCGCTGCACCGACCGCACCAAAAATCAGCGGCATCACTGTTTGGCTGCCATTGATGAGTGTGGTGCGCAAGCCAAGTGCTTCCCCGGCGCGACCGGGCGGCGCGGACTCGTGCAACAGCGTCAATATCATCGGCTGCGGTGCGCCGAGCCCCAAGCCGAGCAGGAACATCAACGCCATCATTGGTGCGATGTCCGAAATTATCGATGCCAACGCCGGAGAGTATCGGCGCGATGAATGCCGAGGTGGAAAATCCGAGCGCTACATAACTGAAATTCACCGCGCGATCTTCCGGTAGCGATAGTTCCCCGACTGCATGGTATGCCGCCACATTGATCAGCATGAACGCGACGCCGACGATCACACTGGTCGCGTAGAGCACCGCCAAGCCGGGA
Encoded proteins:
- a CDS encoding efflux RND transporter periplasmic adaptor subunit encodes the protein MKLLATIDKNPCLNKLLCAHVAIALMAIAVLDGCAERNEAARSVRPALAYTISNNAGSGAEVCPGEIRARREADHAFRISGKMVTRFVEQGNVVKRGQALAQLDPQDVKLAADSARANVTAATTEATFADAEYNRFKDLFNKGFVSQSALDQKLNVATSAKARLEAARAQASVSSNQAGYATLTAEQDGVVTQVMTEAGQVVAAGQAVMRIADPAAKELSISAPESRIAEFRRIGAKGSPVRDLRVATWAHPDQYYPAKVREVSGAADPLTRTYSIRLTIQGADDLVQLGMSAFAVFIGANDAETISVPLSALYLKNGGAEPVTGVWQIGKDGKVSLKPVTVIQYKENAALIKGGVKIGDMIVAAGVHKLREGEVVKPITDPRVTGDGKVAAAPDDAAASLPRVAKNTFDH
- a CDS encoding DUF4197 domain-containing protein, which encodes MTQSTINFILPEKILSSLSCDTERRRLISIALASAASMMSPHAASAFSIADLSDKDADVGVKAALERGANIAVSLLGKQDGFWANERVRIPLPDWIQKFGRAIKLLGKSKDIEAMKLGVNRAAEQAVPQAKALLIAAVKGMSVQDAKGILTGGDNAVTQFFQKKTQTALEQKFLPIVTSVTSRIGLAQQYNSLAQQVQQTGLVKLSPEQQKVENHVTRKALDGLYFMIGEEERRIRKDPLGTGSDILKKVFGAVK
- a CDS encoding efflux RND transporter permease subunit yields the protein MKNFNLSEWALSHRPLVLYLILVMGLLGIFAYGRLGQSEDPPFTFKFMTIRTNWPGASAAEIDQQVTERLERKLQEVPNFYYVRSYSRPGESLIILAINDAASASVVPETLYQVRKRIGDIRHTLPQGVLGPFFNDEFGDTFGNIFAITGEGFSYADKKLYADRVRRELLRLPDVAKVDIIGEQDEKIFIELSNIKIATLGIDGATIIAAMQAQNAVAPGGAFETATDKIYVRTTGALDSVEAIRNFTIRANNRVFKIGDIAHVKRGFADPPFTKMRFLGQEALGLGVSMRQGGDIIRLGNNLDGALATLETTLPVGLELHRVNDQPRAVRNSVRVFVRSLTEAVVIVLAVTFFSLGLRTGFVVALSIPLVLALTFFFMYLFDVGLHKISLGALILGLGLLVDDAIIAVEMMAIKMEQGWDRTKAASFAYTSTAFPMLTGTLVTVAGFLPIATARSGTGEYTRSIFQVTSLALIISWFAAVIFIPYLGYLFLPDYKDGKPLATPRTRRVAGWIACIPLVGKRLAARIAVPETAGSDVADGILHDMNVHGEHDVYNTAFYRRFRNTVAWCVANRRSVIAVTVVLFACSMFAFKFVQQQLFPSSTRVELLVDMNLAEGSSFQATETQVRKLEKYLDGQKDFYDNYVSYVGTGSPRFYFPLDVQLPATSFAQFVITTNSVAARQELRLRLIQLFTTDFPEIRTRVLELQNGPPIGFPVQFRVSGEDIPTVRALATQVADVMRANPGLENVQFDWDESSKVIKLEVDQDKARLLGVSSQELSAFLNSSLNGVQATVYREHDKLIEVLIGSPPSERAKLHLLESLSVPTRTGKAVPLTQIAKVRYEFEEGVIWRRDRLPTITVRADIYQAGLQPATVTAQINKLLEPIIASLPTGYRIEVGGAVEESARGQASINAGIPLFLGVVFTVLMIQLQSFQRVILVVLTAPLGLIGVAIALLLFNKPFGFVAMLGTIALFGMIMRNSVILIDQIERDISTGHAPFTAIIEATVRRLRPIALTALAAILAMIPLTRSDFFGPMAVSIMGGLLVATLLTLLFLPALYAAWFRISPDTRPKA
- the glpK gene encoding glycerol kinase GlpK, giving the protein MKTVLALDQGTTSSRALLFDHSGKVLSKSQREFAQHFPQPGWVEHDAREIWLTQKRVAIDAIAQCAQRSQTAPDIVAIGITNQRETTVLWDRATGEPVAPAIVWQDRRTATFCEALKTQGHETAVREKTGLVIDAYFSGTKLKWLLDHVPHARERAARGELAFGTVDSWLIWNLTSGKVHATDVSNASRTLLFDIHRLDWDDDLLALMDIPRSVLPQIVSSSEVIGTTDCDGLPAGIPIGGVAGDQQAALFGQACHQPGMAKNTYGTGCFMLMNTGDKAVVSRHRLISTVAWRLGKKFGAQTQYALEGSVFIGGAAVQWLRDGLGIIGSSAEIEALAASVPDTGGVYIVPAFAGLGAPHWDPNARGAMFGLTRGSTRAHIARATLESIAYQSTELAVAMREDAAIPLAELRVDGGATVNNLLMQCQADLSGVKVVRPKITETTALGAAYLAGLATEFWDSPAEIATLWVQERTFLPTLPREDAQAKMQKWRNVVERTKGWPGMD